Proteins encoded by one window of bacterium:
- a CDS encoding VWA domain-containing protein: MKSITNKIILMVVMLNVLIPFSLAASTSPVICRIELDRGILPAGEKQKAVLKVTLDAPEAPGEEQRPPVNLSIVLDRSGSMAGTKLENAKKAAIEALRRLGDKDIFSLVIYDHNVETIVPAQSARNTEWIEGRIRSIHAGGNTALFGGVSQGASEIRKNLGSGYTHRIILLSDGLANVGPSGPDDLGRLGSALVKENISVTTVGVGTDYNEDLMTRLSQNSDGNSYFVESDNDLSRIFAAELGDVLSIVAKKVILKIRCSDGVSPVSIIGREGRIKDGVIELYLNQLYGKQQKYALIEVEISSKKSDETKKIATANISYENAVSQKTENVSADVIVKFSKNQEEVNKSINIDVQREYNINISAVAQDKAISLADQGKKKEAIKELKGSIDNLRTLGKETGDKNLINRAREMEAQVDEIEEKGWDAKNRKILRTDSYQMIQQQKHK, from the coding sequence ATGAAAAGCATAACAAATAAAATTATTTTAATGGTTGTAATGTTAAATGTTTTGATACCATTTTCTCTGGCGGCTTCCACTTCTCCCGTAATTTGCCGTATTGAACTTGACAGGGGAATACTCCCTGCGGGCGAAAAACAGAAGGCGGTTTTAAAGGTGACGCTGGACGCGCCGGAAGCCCCGGGGGAAGAACAGCGCCCGCCGGTAAATCTGTCTATCGTTTTAGACCGCTCAGGGTCAATGGCAGGGACCAAGTTGGAAAACGCGAAAAAGGCGGCAATTGAAGCTTTGAGGCGGCTGGGAGACAAAGATATATTTTCACTGGTGATATATGACCACAATGTAGAAACAATTGTGCCCGCCCAGAGCGCGAGAAATACCGAATGGATTGAAGGGCGTATACGTAGTATTCACGCGGGTGGGAACACCGCGCTATTTGGCGGTGTAAGCCAGGGGGCGTCGGAAATACGCAAAAATCTCGGCAGTGGATACACTCATCGCATAATTTTACTTTCTGACGGTTTGGCAAATGTCGGCCCAAGCGGTCCCGATGACCTCGGGAGACTGGGGTCGGCCCTCGTAAAGGAAAACATATCTGTGACTACTGTCGGGGTAGGCACGGATTATAATGAAGATTTGATGACAAGGCTTTCTCAAAACAGCGACGGCAATTCATATTTTGTTGAATCGGATAATGACCTGTCCCGGATATTCGCCGCGGAACTGGGAGATGTTTTGAGTATTGTTGCGAAAAAGGTCATTTTAAAAATCCGGTGTTCAGACGGAGTATCCCCTGTTTCAATAATCGGGCGCGAGGGCAGGATTAAAGACGGGGTCATAGAGCTTTACCTGAACCAGCTTTACGGTAAACAGCAGAAATACGCTTTAATAGAAGTTGAGATTTCAAGCAAAAAATCGGATGAGACCAAAAAAATAGCCACAGCAAATATTTCTTATGAAAACGCTGTTTCGCAAAAGACGGAAAATGTTTCTGCCGATGTTATAGTAAAATTCAGCAAAAACCAGGAAGAGGTAAACAAATCAATTAACATAGATGTCCAGAGGGAATATAATATTAATATCAGCGCGGTCGCGCAGGATAAGGCCATTTCCCTGGCTGACCAGGGCAAGAAGAAAGAAGCAATTAAGGAATTGAAGGGGTCTATTGATAACTTGAGAACGCTCGGCAAAGAGACGGGAGATAAAAATTTGATTAACAGGGCCCGGGAAATGGAAGCGCAGGTGGACGAGATTGAGGAAAAAGGGTGGGATGCGAAAAACAGAAAAATATTACGAACGGACAGTTATCAAATGATTCAACAGCAAAAGCATAAATAA
- the pyk gene encoding pyruvate kinase, with protein sequence MIKTKIICTIGPATESYETLLKMSNAGMNIARLNMSHGTHASHLKVIKHIRAVNKTADFPVAVLLDTQGPEIRTGDLASQLDLKTGSIISITLRDGINVEETSIHINYDDLLNTVKVGDKITVDNGLINLEILEKQDRLMKCRVINGGILKSKRHVNLPGIRVNLPAITQKDRDDIRFGLENKVDFIALSFVREAKDIRQLKKLIGNKAGKVKIIAKIEDQEGVKNIDEIIEVSDGIMVARGDLGVEINVEELPNVQREIVRKCAEKGRRVIIATHLLESMIQNPIPTRAEVTDVANAVYEEADAVMLSGETAAGKYPVKCIEYLNKIIQKSEKLHGLNFYEKLIIGNDKQHLTVSAVKLAESLKARGILVFTRRGYMADLTTNYHPFSANIYAFTNTGHVRRTLMLNRAVIPFEITFNVDPEKTLQTAFNILKEKEGFQKGDKIVVISDVLTGDKKTDAIQIREIS encoded by the coding sequence ATGATAAAAACCAAGATTATTTGCACAATCGGCCCGGCCACGGAATCATATGAAACGCTTTTAAAAATGTCCAATGCCGGCATGAATATCGCCCGGTTAAACATGTCTCACGGGACCCACGCGAGCCACTTAAAAGTAATAAAACATATCAGGGCCGTCAATAAAACGGCGGATTTCCCGGTAGCAGTCCTTTTAGACACGCAGGGCCCTGAAATAAGAACAGGCGATTTAGCCTCCCAGCTGGACCTCAAAACAGGTTCAATCATTTCAATTACGCTCCGTGACGGGATAAACGTCGAAGAAACCTCCATCCATATCAATTATGACGACTTATTGAACACGGTAAAAGTCGGGGACAAAATTACAGTCGATAACGGTTTAATCAATCTTGAAATACTGGAAAAACAGGACCGTTTAATGAAATGCCGGGTCATAAACGGCGGAATCTTGAAAAGCAAACGCCATGTAAACCTGCCGGGCATCAGGGTAAATTTACCGGCAATAACCCAGAAGGACAGAGATGATATCCGTTTCGGTCTTGAAAATAAAGTGGATTTTATCGCGCTGTCTTTTGTTCGTGAAGCAAAGGACATAAGGCAGTTAAAGAAGTTGATTGGAAACAAGGCCGGCAAGGTAAAAATCATAGCGAAGATCGAGGACCAGGAAGGGGTAAAAAACATAGATGAAATAATAGAGGTATCGGACGGTATCATGGTCGCGAGGGGGGACCTCGGGGTTGAAATAAACGTCGAAGAGCTTCCCAATGTCCAGAGGGAAATAGTGCGAAAATGCGCCGAGAAGGGACGCAGGGTGATTATCGCGACCCACCTCCTGGAATCGATGATACAAAACCCTATCCCGACACGCGCGGAAGTAACGGATGTCGCTAACGCGGTTTACGAAGAAGCTGACGCGGTCATGCTCTCGGGTGAGACGGCCGCCGGGAAATACCCGGTGAAATGTATTGAATATCTGAATAAAATCATCCAGAAGTCCGAAAAACTGCATGGATTGAATTTTTACGAGAAACTCATCATAGGAAACGACAAACAACATCTTACAGTTTCGGCCGTTAAACTCGCTGAATCACTCAAGGCGCGGGGGATACTGGTATTTACCCGCAGGGGATATATGGCTGACCTCACAACAAATTATCATCCCTTTTCCGCAAACATATACGCGTTCACAAATACAGGCCATGTCCGGCGCACATTGATGCTGAACCGCGCGGTAATTCCTTTTGAAATAACATTCAATGTGGACCCCGAAAAAACCCTGCAAACGGCGTTTAATATATTAAAAGAAAAAGAAGGGTTTCAAAAGGGGGATAAAATTGTGGTGATATCGGACGTTTTAACCGGTGATAAAAAAACAGACGCGATCCAGATAAGAGAAATTAGTTAA
- the rmuC gene encoding DNA recombination protein RmuC — protein MYIFIYILLLLFGAAIGWILASSKHKKDEALLIDLKSNISAGENTVNELRKQIEQKDNLINDTRKNLESEQKARAIAETRLSEADKNIEEQKKLLEQAQEKLTTTFQALSGEALKSNNQAFLELAKESLSVILGKAKGDFDSKESAIKNLVQPLSDALQKYERQINELEKTRVSAYANLDSQIKSLISSGQQLQKETGNLVTALRRPEVRGRWGEITLKRVVELAGMSEHCDYIEQVSVSTEEGRLRPDMIIHLPNDREIVVDSKVSLDAYIDAIAQDTEEKKKNLLMKHTQQVKNHIKILSGKKYWEQFPKAPEFAVMFMPGESFLSAALENDPAIIEDGIAAKVIIATPTTLVALLRAVAYGWRQEQIAKNAQEIADLGKELHKRFETFMEHLNKTGNSLSQAVGNYNKMVSSLETRVMVSIRKFKELGASENKDLPEIASIECTPVKPQGEEDGN, from the coding sequence ATGTATATATTTATTTATATTCTCCTCTTACTTTTCGGCGCGGCTATCGGATGGATTTTAGCTTCTTCCAAACACAAAAAAGACGAAGCCCTTTTAATTGACCTGAAAAGCAATATCTCCGCCGGTGAAAATACCGTCAATGAACTGCGGAAACAAATCGAACAAAAAGACAACCTGATTAACGATACCCGCAAAAATCTTGAGTCAGAGCAAAAGGCCAGGGCGATCGCGGAAACAAGACTTTCCGAGGCGGATAAAAATATTGAAGAACAGAAGAAGCTTTTGGAACAGGCCCAGGAAAAACTCACAACTACCTTCCAGGCGCTTTCAGGCGAGGCATTAAAAAGCAACAACCAGGCGTTTCTTGAACTTGCTAAAGAAAGCCTCTCAGTCATATTAGGCAAAGCCAAGGGGGATTTTGACAGCAAAGAATCCGCGATAAAAAACCTTGTCCAGCCTTTGTCGGACGCACTGCAAAAATATGAAAGGCAGATAAATGAATTGGAAAAAACGAGGGTCTCGGCATACGCGAACCTTGACAGCCAGATTAAATCGCTTATTTCATCCGGGCAGCAGCTCCAGAAAGAAACGGGGAACCTGGTAACCGCCCTGCGACGCCCTGAAGTGCGGGGACGGTGGGGCGAAATTACGTTAAAACGGGTGGTTGAACTCGCGGGCATGTCAGAACACTGCGATTATATTGAACAGGTTTCCGTCAGCACGGAAGAGGGCCGCCTGCGTCCTGATATGATTATCCACCTTCCGAATGACAGGGAAATCGTTGTTGACAGCAAGGTTTCTCTGGACGCATACATCGACGCAATCGCGCAGGACACAGAAGAAAAGAAAAAAAACCTCCTGATGAAACACACCCAGCAGGTAAAAAATCATATAAAGATTCTCTCAGGTAAAAAATACTGGGAACAATTTCCGAAAGCGCCTGAGTTTGCAGTGATGTTCATGCCGGGAGAATCGTTTTTAAGCGCCGCGCTGGAAAACGACCCCGCTATAATCGAAGATGGAATCGCGGCAAAAGTAATAATCGCGACGCCTACCACGCTTGTCGCGCTTTTGCGCGCCGTGGCGTACGGCTGGAGGCAGGAACAGATCGCGAAAAACGCGCAGGAAATCGCAGATCTGGGCAAAGAACTTCATAAAAGGTTCGAAACCTTCATGGAACATTTAAACAAAACCGGAAACAGCCTTTCCCAGGCGGTAGGAAATTACAATAAAATGGTAAGCTCCCTTGAGACCCGGGTCATGGTCAGCATTAGAAAATTCAAGGAGCTGGGGGCGTCTGAAAATAAAGACCTTCCTGAAATCGCGTCAATTGAATGTACGCCGGTTAAACCCCAGGGAGAAGAAGATGGTAATTAA
- a CDS encoding YqhA family protein, whose product MKNILSKARYLTLIAILSSFITSIMAFLWGGYKTYTVITHLIAAIGGEEHGIGVELIAIMDTFLIATALYIFAVGLYELFISELNLPEWLTIHNLHDLKAKLIGVIILVMAVTFLEHLVHWENAANTLMFSGSIAIITTVLIAFGHFGGKD is encoded by the coding sequence ATGAAAAATATTTTATCGAAGGCACGTTATCTTACGCTTATAGCAATTCTTTCATCTTTTATTACATCCATCATGGCGTTTTTGTGGGGAGGCTATAAAACTTATACCGTTATAACCCATTTGATAGCCGCAATCGGCGGCGAAGAACACGGGATCGGCGTTGAACTCATCGCGATCATGGACACATTTCTTATAGCGACCGCCCTTTACATTTTCGCTGTGGGGCTTTATGAATTATTCATATCGGAGCTCAATCTCCCTGAATGGCTTACCATACACAACCTTCATGACCTCAAAGCAAAACTCATCGGCGTGATAATTCTTGTGATGGCGGTCACTTTTCTTGAACATCTTGTTCACTGGGAAAACGCGGCAAATACCCTTATGTTCAGCGGTTCAATAGCGATTATTACTACTGTCCTGATTGCCTTCGGTCATTTTGGAGGAAAGGATTAA